A region of the Passer domesticus isolate bPasDom1 chromosome Z, bPasDom1.hap1, whole genome shotgun sequence genome:
GGTGGTGCTggggcggggccggtgccgcgCCCCTTCAGGGCCACGCAGTTCAGCAGCTTTGTCCGGCAGCTCTACCGCTACGGCTTCCGCAGGGTGCCGGGCTGGCTCGGCGCGGCTGCGCCGGGCGATGCCGGGGGCTGGCTGCActtcagcagcccctgcttccgCCGCGACCGCCCCGACCTTCTGCTCCGCCTCCGGCGCCGGAGCGCGGCCGacaggcggcggccggcggcgggccgggagggcCGCAGGCGCCCGCCCTGCGGCTCCCGGCAGCTCCCCGGGGCGCGGCCGCTGCCGGACGGGCGGCACGGGCGCGGCCGCTTCCAgccgctgccccgggagcggccgccgctgccccccGGGCGCCCGCCCAgcggcttcctgctgctgcagcgggagcggacgctgccggacgggcgggagctgcgcagcccccggcccggccgcctccagcagcgccccggggagcggccgctgctcGCCCGGCGCCCGCCCTGCAGCTTCCACCTGCTGCACCGCGACCGGCCGGTGCCGGCCCGGCGGGAGGGGCCGAGCCGCTTCCAGGAGCTGtacggggagcggccgccgcccgcccagCGGGAGGTGCTGGCGATCCCGCCCTGCGAACTGTTCGGGCTCCACGGggagccgctgctgccgctcggGCGGGAGGGACCCCCCAGCCGCTTGCAGGAGCTGTACGGGGGGCAGCTGCCTCCTCTCGACCGGGAGGTgctccggctccagccctgcagcttccagcagctgcacagggagcagcagcccccggCCTTCGACCCACGAGGTAGGAAACCTTGCTTTTCCAAAAGGTCAGGAAAAGTGACCGCTTAAGTGTTTTTCCACGAGGCTCTGTCATTCTCGGTCAGAAATTGTCAAGCCTATTAGGAAGCGGCACCTCGAAGGCTGCCAAAAAATTCTctgcctgcttttcctgcatgCTTCCTGTGATGGTTAATCCAAGGCAGCAGTAGAGATCTGTGTCCCAGAGCCACATTGTGGAGCCTGACCAACGtgtttggattcttgcagccACCCCGGGCACTTCTGCACCCAGcgctccagctggcagtgctgcttgtGCAGCATCGACGgcctccagctcaggacacaacgcacctggggcagagggatggCCACCAGCAGATCTCGGCCTTGCCATAGAGAAAATGATCCGGGAGATCAGGAGATCCCTGCCCGAAAGgtctccctctgctcaggtaaCTCCATTGGATGGGTAGCAAAGGGGCTGGACTGTGAGCTTTTGATCATTGTTACATAGCTGAGAAGCAAAGGCTTCTTTAATTGAACTTACTTTGTTATTACTTAGTTATTTAATAGTTCTTGGTAAAGAAAGATTTgtaaaagaagaggaaatgaaaCAGTCTCCCCCCCCTTAGTGAGGATGAGCGTTGTGAGCCTGTGTTGGCCAAGTTTGAGTGCtccttttcctgggaagaatccTTCCTACCGGGGCATTTGCGGTGATGGTTTGCAGGATTTTTGtttgctgggaaggaagagaagagtGTTTAGAGAATTGCCACTGAAGGCCAAGTGTCCCGTGCAGGGAGGGACATGCCAGAGGtgcctgttccagcagcagatgtgggctgtgcctcttttgggtgggaaggccaaggcaaagcagggctgggctgcagctgctgctgctgctgtgtgagccctgccgggcGTGTGGGCGCTCCCAGAgccgtgtgtggggctgggctggagctgcagctctctgtcctTGTGCAGATTATTCTACGTGTTGGCCAAAGAATGTCTCTCTGTCTGTTCATGTGCTGACCCAGTGCCTGCAGTACATTTATGATCAAGGCAGGGCAGACTCAAGGAGGggagtgggattttttggatttCCCACTATCATATTCTCAAGTGGGACgtcttttgtcttctgtaaactCATACATAGCagctttcagaagcattttattCCATAACAAAAGGAAACATTGCAGGTTTGGAACCATCTTGAGAATCTTTAGGATTGTGATGGACGGGCTATTGCAGAAGAGATGAATGTTCTGGAACTGGTCCTAGTGAGAATATCTGTCTACCCAAAGGGCATTTGCAGGTGCTGCATTGTGGACATTGACTTCCTCGGTGGAATAGAAACAGTATTTGATTGTctggcttttcctttcttttgggctggttttttttccttccatcctgATTTACAGATTTTTGCCACTGGTCACAAATGTGATCCTGGAAGGAGCCTAGGTGCATAAATGCTTGCCTGGATCCTACacatggggcagcagcagagggctcCGAAAAGCACCACGGTGTGATGGGTTGTCTGAGCAGTGTGTGGGGGTGTGAGAGTCCCAGCAGAAATGTGTGCCTTGCGTGTGGgtttgcagcacagggcagggctgggagcgagctctgcccttgctgacagccgtgctggcagccaggagagcccctgGCTTTCTGCTGGCTGATTTCTCACAGCTCCTGAGATAAGCCAGGGTCAGAGCGTGAGGGCACCTCCCCCACATCCCCTCACTTGGTGCCTTCTGGTTTTCTGTGTTCATGTTTTGTCTCAAAGATCATTTTGTAAGAGCTTCAGTTTCACCTTGGTCACCCAAATCCCGAGTTTAAAAGGCTTGTCATGTGAACCATGTAGGCAGTGTCCCCCCCGTGCTCCATGTCCTTTGGGAGTGGAGAATGAGAGTTCTTGTATCCCTGATGTGATTGCAGCCAAATAGTGAGTGATCTTTGggttcctttctttctgtgtttgtgcTCAGGCAGTGTCCCCCCCGTGCTCCATGTCCTTTGGGAGTGGAGAATGACAGTTCTTGTATCCCTGATGTGATTGCGGCCAAATAGTGAGTGATCTTTGGGctcctttctttctgtgtttgtgcTCAGGATGATGTTAGTGTTGCCCCTGAGTCTTCAGGAGGTGagcctgcagcagaggaagcctCATCTGGCacggagagctgcaggaacagttccCCAGAGCCCGaggagcctggtaaggacagagccccccttggtttagagaggtgtgagatggctgctccgagcctgcctctggcagcaagggagatgagcagagttgagctcctgtctgcagggctggtgcttcctgGTGCCTTTAGCTCAAATCCTGCACGGGCACAAcctccccgagccctgccctccacacttctccagaggctctgacactgagtcctctgctgtggcaagggagcagggaataaaGCTGGCCTTGTGGAGTTGtgtcaccaagctgggtgtcccAGTTTGGTTCATgactcagctcccagcagccttcagcttcagccatttcagtgggcactgaggtctctctgtcaCTGAGACTGTCTGTGTTTCAAGCTCAAGACTTTGCTGAGGCTTTATCAGGATACTTAAATACTTTACACAGTTCAGTTTTGAAACCCTTGGAAGAATCCCTTTTCTTTAAAGAGCAggcttcaaattgccaagtgagaGTTTGCCTTTCAGGCCATCTTTGACAGTGCCTGCTAGAAGGACAATTGGTGCTCAAGGAACACGTGCACAAGGGCCAAtattgactcagtgttccctttgcttcccagatccCATGTGATCGACCTCTCCAGGAGGGCTGGCCTGTGTagcaggaagagacagagggagagccTGGAACATCGGGCAAGTTGAATTCCTCTGTCTCTAGTTATATTTATAGATGCATATAGTTATCTTTGTTTATCTAGGTAGTTGTATTTATAGATTTATGTAATTATATTTATGTATCTACACAGATAGAGATCTGCacagttaatttctttttcattttagatGTTTATCGTTATAGCTTTAGATGTGTTTTTGTAGGTGTGCACGTTTTCATTTATACGTGTGTATAATtacatgtacatatatatatttctaaatgcatatttctattttatatgGGGTTTTAGCTACATAGATTGATATGTGTGTGAGCCTCTTTTTAAGCTCTTACCCTGGTCTGCTTCCTCGCTCAcctctggcttttccccctgtgccccctgtgtcccctctccctgggctgggtccgagctggcggccgggccgggcgcagcagcagttccagccccgGATGTCCCTggagtgctgggagctgccggtggccccaggcactgtcccctgaggagctgctgaaggacggtgagactgagggggctgagggggctgagggggcggtggcgctgaagggacggtgaccctgagctgctgctggggctgagggctgtggggcagcccagggccatggtggcactgaggtgacaggcaagtggcacaggctgagggggtggcgggtctaaggggacgggatgggtcagaagggactgagggaggtgagaggactgtgaggggctggagaagctgaagggggctgggggtttggcgagagcatggcggggctgaggggatggaggggccagcagggagcacagagggctccgggactgcagctctgccaggccttggaaccaattccagagcctccacttttgccacagctgcaatGAAGACCACGAGGACCGCCGGAGACTgccgggagccagcagggagaagccgagggccagcagcaggagcagggagcgaggccctgctgctgccagcctggagagagcccgggtgaggccccagggccggggaggcagggtggggctgaggctggcgtgggctgtggccgtgggccctgcccgtgctggggctgctcagcgcagctgccccggctggcacaggggctgtccttgggcaaggcagctgtgccggcagggcccgggagctgtgccggctctgccgggctgccggggctgcgggacggtcccgccgcggctgcgctcaccacagcccggcccgctcggctgctttctctttctgaccctcctggggaggctctgacatttcctcttccctgatggaagtgcagctgctgccaagggaaacgtgcccctactgactcagtgttccctttgcttcccagatgtcccatctgctgtccctgtccaggagagctgctctgcctggaggaGGAGACCGAGGGAGCGGCTTCAAAGATGGGGcagctgagattcctctgctTCGAGTTCCATTTAAAGAGTCTGGACTTGCACATAGAGAGGGATATGTACATATGTAGGCTTCTATTTGTATGGGAATATTCCTATATGTATGTtattatatttatgttttttttggATGTATTACATgtatatgtatgcatatatttacatatatgtTTATAATTACAACTATGTGTACATATATGTGTCTCAGTATACATGTATGTTGTTGTATCTGTTTAATTTCCTAGGTTTACAGCTCTGTAGGTATCTATTTGTGTTTATGCAGTTATAGGTATATGTATCTTTAAATGTTGTATTGGAATTTGTATTGGTCGATATgtctatttttatatttttaatgtatattgatctatttctttctatttaaTGATATTTACATATGCGTCTAGATGTATAGCCGTATGTTTGTATTGATACAGTTGGGTGTATGTTTGGATTGATGATATTTTTATACTTATAGATAAGTTTGTTTTATATATCTACtgatatacatatatattgtATGTAATATGTAATGTTTATATTTACATCTGTAgatttttatacttttatatgtatttatatagaTGTTATATATCTGTGTATTTAATTGCATTTCAACATGTATGAAGTGATGTAGTTGTATAATTCTATCTATTGTATTCTTAGTGTAGGGCTGTTTAGAGAGCAAATGcacatttttgtatttctgtatGGACTGTCTGTATTGCTTGTAGTAATATGTAATAAATTAAGTTAAGTCCTTAAACACCTAATTAATCTTTGTGTATAGTGAGTTGTTGCAGAGAGTGGCAATAAATAAGTGTTTCTTATCTGAAGCTGGTATTGTATATTTTTACACAGACTGGTTGTAATAATCTCATAAATTCCTGGGTTTTACCTAAATTTAGATTTGTATACTTCTGTGTTTTCAGCACGGGTGTAGCAATTTGTaagaaatgacatttttccactgaaacttattttcatgtatttgtcCATCAGCAGTGCAGCTGTAGCAATCTGCAAGAAATGCCATTTGTCAGCTGCGATGGGGGTTTTGTGATTTGTGCTACCccaagccatgagcagatggaaatgctgcaggatttgggccatggaaatctccggccatgcccagcacatgccccacctgcactcaggctgggcacgggaagcgcagatttgggatggcagcagagccacacgttggctcagcactggctgctaaggcctgctgagaaaactccgggACTCCACTGGGAGCAGAACTCCTGCTCTGTGGATATGCAGATAATTCAGTCCATGTTTGGCTCtttacagacagacacacacagagagctgtAGGCAGCGCTCAGTAACCCGTGACATACTCGATTGTGGGAACTGAAATGGATATTTCTCTGTTTATAGATAGGGGCAGCAGAGTGGTGCCATTCTGCAGCCACCTTGTATCAGGCAGTGGTCGCTCTGTCTAAGCAGTGCAGTTGCAGCAGTCTGTAATGAATTTCCCTTTTCAACTGACATTGGCTTTGGGGCACTTCTCGTTTCCGTGATGAGCGACCACATCAATGTTTGTCCCTATTTCTTCACTGATCCTGAAGCTTTGACGAGTGTGTGACAGGCCATGGCACCCAATTTCTCACAGGTGTGTCCAGCTGTGGGTAAGAGACCTGTCTTGTCTGTGAAACATCCATCTGAGGGTATTTGTCTGAGAGTTGTGGTCCATCTCCAGAACCCCCTCAGGCAGCACCCTGGCtagggaggggaaaaatgtaAGGGGATTTAtggcatttcttctcttttatcaTGTATTTGCATGAAGCTGTAGCCTAAACTTAGTAAAGCAAAGGATAGACTTTGTTTGGTCATGCCGTGTGGAGCAAATGGTGCAGGAACAGCCACAAGCcaaactgcaggagcagcttcttTTTGGTCCTAACAGGACATTGTGTACAAGAAAGCACCACAACCTTACTGATTCACCTCTTAGGTAAAACCACAGTGGTTCACCGTGTCAAACTAGCTGGGGATGGAAATAACAaacatccctgggctggggcagaagccTGGGAGTCACACGCTTGGAAAAAGAGAGCTGGCAAAGCCAGCCCAAGGCGCAGGCACGCATTTGGCTCCAGGCAAGAGGGAGCTTGTACTGCACAGCTCGGAGGGACTCCAGGCAGAGGAGCCGGCCggcggcagggagcagctcccgctgTCACTGCCAGGGAAGGACTCGCAGGACGCAGGAGGAGCGGGCACATCGCGGATGGACAGCGGAGCCCCTCCTGAGCCCCAAGGtgacccctcctgctgctgcagtcacagcacagccacctgccctgcaggctcTCTTTGCCTTCCTAAGCCTCAAGCTGTGTcggtgtttttccttttcatgaacGGGCCGGGGCTGCTCGGGTACAAGACTTGAGCCTTATTGGCGGGATCAGCCTCATTACATGGTTGAGACAATAGGCAGAGGGCAAAGCTCAcgtacagccagcagcagccagagatTTCTTTCTTACAGAGCATCTTAAAAACTTTTTAGCCAATAGCATGTTGCTAAAGCTTACAGACAGTTGTTTTAACTGATTACTAAAAGTACACGTACACCTGCTTCACACAGTGCTTGCTTATCTTCTTTTTATTAACAATACACAATATTCCATTAGTAAGCTTAAAACTTTCTAGTATTTTGCTAAGCATATTTTCCTGCCATCTAAAAGTCTATCTTAGCCAAGCCTAAGACTCAAGCTCTTGTTTAATATCCTCACTTGCTCTACTATTGTAACATTTTCTACTTTCAGACTTTGCAGCTGCAGATAGCTCTAAGTGTCTtggctctttctgtttctaaggcctgctttcccagctttctAAAAATCTTCTTAGCTTTACTAATTCCTCCACAACCCACTGCAGGAAGCAAACCTGATTACAAATGATAGCAATTATACCAGATCAAAACTTGTTGGCCCACTGCTAATACTGGATGTTTAGTTTTTTAGACTGCATTAAGTACCATTTGTGTTTCCAAAGGTGGTGCTCCAAATTTAGAACCGTGCATTCTCTCCTTCAGctgatacacacacacacacacacacacatatatatatttatacacacatatatgtttGTAATTTTCTATGTTTGTAACATCTGTGTGAAGAAAGGGTAAACTTAAGAAAGTGTACTTgtttcacagcagcacagttccatagaaatttatttgaattttttttctgaggtacCCATATTATAAAGACACTTTGCTAAAACTAGTAAGGATGAGAGTTGCAGGGCTGGTTTAAAATCGAATCCAAATTTGATTTCATTCTGTGCAATATTTCCATTAAATCTGAATAATGCCCAGGACTAAAATACTAgaattctattttcttttttttctttttttttttctttttttcttctttctttttttcttttctttttcttttccatagcaaACAGGGCATAGGTatagttttgatttttaatttaaatagagTAATCCACTGGACTAATTGCTACCTTGGAACTTCTTTATCATTTACAACTACCCATGGCTTTCAGGAACAGAAAGAttaaaggaagggaagagagcaAATCTTTTAAAGCTATGACCTGAGAGTTATTTTACATCCATTTGGAGTTATTTTACATCACTTGGTTAAATACACCATTACCTAAAAATCATGTATATATGTACTTGGTAAGAAGTATCAACTGAATAAACAAGTTCTcatctaattattttttgctaGCCTCATGTTCTCTTCTTATTTAGTAAAATCAGGAAGAGAAACACTgctgttctttgaaaaattaatctgttaAAATATTGACAACCCTGATGTTTGATGTAGGAGTCTACaagcaataattttaattgtcaccaaagaagaacaaaagggACACATCATCTGTGGTAAACACCAGACATTGTTGCCAGTAGGGTTGAACAAACTATCTGTATGATGTTGTACAGCAGTTAACGTGAAGATCTCATCAATGATGGAGATAAGAGACACTGACCCTTGAGGATTCAAAGAAGCATTTGATAACAATAAGAAGAGCTTATCTTGCCCATCTTAGTTatacttaaaatgtattttataggaATTTGATTTATACTGATTGAAAACTCATCACTTCTTGTATGTTGCTGAATAATTAATGCTGATTATTTTAGTCTCAGCCCACAGACTTCAAAGATAAACACATTGCTCCAGCTTGCAGTATGGAACCGGTATCACTTGATTTTGTCACTGAAGTATCAGGAAGTGTTGTAAATGACACAGACTGCCATGGCGAGGTATTCCCAGGATCCGGTCAGCACTGCAAGTAAACATAGGTCTGATTTGCAGTCTGGCAGCAAATTTGCTGAGAGCAAACCAAATCTCTGAAATTGCCATGGctataaaggagaaaatgtgccagtaGAAAAAAGCTGGATAACAGATTCGGTAAGAAATCATAAAATGACAATTAAGCAACGCTATTGCAGAATTGTAAACACAAGTGGCCAGTATCATCATATCCTGTTTAGAAAGGCAGCAAAAGTCATAGTTAATCATTGCATAGTTAATTATTCTCCTCATTCATCTGGGGgttgctgaggcagcagcagcaatgctgttCCATATCAAAGATTTGTTATTGTTCAGACCACATTCTAAAATCTCTTGATTATCCACGTGCAGCATGACTTATTCTTTCAGCTAATATTTGTGCTCTTGGTAATAGGATAGTGCAGCCATGGATCGGAAGAGGCATTTTAGATCACTGATTTTATGGTTTCCATCTAGGAAAAGTAATACAAAAAAAGCTTTAACATTCTTCACATTTCATTCTTTCAAGCCATCTAAACCAAGAATCACTTTTGCCTAAGTTTTTGTCTTTGCTCTTCTGGGTAGCCCCAAGATTTGCACATGAAGGCTTGCCAAG
Encoded here:
- the LOC135290078 gene encoding serine/arginine repetitive matrix protein 1-like; the protein is MAELPLPAGLSASAFPAKLWRLVNSPRVRSVRWDSRTQGLLVDRSLFERELLSPGPAPGGGGAGAGPVPRPFRATQFSSFVRQLYRYGFRRVPGWLGAAAPGDAGGWLHFSSPCFRRDRPDLLLRLRRRSAADRRRPAAGREGRRRPPCGSRQLPGARPLPDGRHGRGRFQPLPRERPPLPPGRPPSGFLLLQRERTLPDGRELRSPRPGRLQQRPGERPLLARRPPCSFHLLHRDRPVPARREGPSRFQELYGERPPPAQREVLAIPPCELFGLHGEPLLPLGREGPPSRLQELYGGQLPPLDREVLRLQPCSFQQLHREQQPPAFDPRATPGTSAPSAPAGSAACAASTASSSGHNAPGAEGWPPADLGLAIEKMIREIRRSLPERSPSAQDDVSVAPESSGGEPAAEEASSGTESCRNSSPEPEEPDPM